The DNA sequence agtagaagaagaagaagaagattctgatattgaattaaatgagTCTGATTGGGAAGATGTATTTCTTGATAATGTTGTCGACCCAGCACCTTCAGAGTTTTCAATCACGATACAACAAAACGAAATCGATCATcaaagaaaggaaaggataaaacaattaattagGGAGAAACAAAAGCGTGTCAGTATTCATTACTTGAGTATGGTATCGTACATAATTCATGCCAGATTTAGAAATCAGTTAATGAGATCCAAAAGAGTTCAAAAGTTGcttaaaaaattgattccaGATCAAGTTAAAAAAGtatacaaaaaatttaaaaagaatacaGATACTCAATCTGCTGATGAACAATTGGTATATATTCTCAAGTATCTAATTAAATGGTTtcgaaaaaattttaaacaTGATTCAAATGGAATGAGAGTTCTCGGATATTCATCTGATCCTCAAAGGTTCCCTAATAATGCAAAGAATATCACAAATGAGTCAGATTTATTATCAGTAATTAAAAAGTTTCAACATAATAGGGATACAGGGGCACAAATCTTTACAGCAATTTTGGGTGCTTTGGGTTTTGAAAGTCGTTTAGTCTTTTCCATCCCCCTactatcaattaaaaataccAACACTCAaccaaaattaaataatgacATTTTGAAAGTAAATAAAGACAATGATTTGTTATATCCTTCCTTTTGGACAGAATTAATCAACCCTTTGGATCCATCTGAAATAATAGTTATGGAAACCCAATGCTTTtatgaagaagataaaaGATTACTTAGAATTAAACGTTATGGTGGCACGTTATCACAAAGCTTTACTGATCAATTTTACCCTATCCAAAATCAGCTTTGCCAAATGTCAATGTATTATGTCTTGAGTTTCAATTCGGAAAACCTAATACTTGATGTAAGCTCAAGATATATGAAAGATATTTCTTATAGATGGTTTAATAGATTAGATTTGCGAACTGACTTGGGGAAAGCTGCATTACTACTCCAATCATTGTTGCGTATTTTCAATAGAACTAAAAACTACACTACTGACGACAACAGAGAATTAGAAAGTCTCATGCAAATGGCAATGACTAATTACACGATTCCTGAAAGTTTTACTGCAATGAAAAATAGTCCTAATTTTATCACGCCTTCGACACTTAGGTATAACGAAGTGATCATTCTGGAAACTAAACCCgttaaacaaatcaaaataaacaataaaaaggAACCAgtttatttcaaaaatagTTTACTTGTTGGTAAATCTGAACAGCAGTGGAAGTTTCTTGGACGTTCAATTAAACCTGGTGAAATTCCCATAAAGCTAGCTAAGGCAACTCCTCGAACCATATACAATAAGCGGTTATataatcaaaatgaaattaacGATCCCAGTTTAAATCAAGTGAAATTATACAGTTTCAGCCAAACATGTCCCtatatcaaattgaaagtCACTAAATCACCAGATAATGGTAAGTTGATTCTCCcaagaaataaatatgGTAACATAGAAATTTTCCGTGAAAATATGATTCCTGATGATTGTGTATGGCTAAAATTgacaaatattgaaaatatattgaaGAATAAAGCTCAGTTTGTTCCGGTTGTTACTGGATTTGCTTTTAAAGCGGGTCAAGCAATACCTATTAAGCAAGGGgtaattgttttaaaacAAGAAGAGACCCGCATAAAGAAAATCTGGCTTTCTGGACGAATAAAAGAACACAAGGCACAACTTGCACAACGACGTCTAAAACTTCTATATACTTGGAAGTTTATTTACAAACATttacaaattaaaaaacgTCTTGACGATCATTTGTAATCAGGCGGAGCCTCGGATATTACTAGTTTTAAGGAGCTGAAAAATTTACCAAGTTGGACTTGCGCACCATCGTTTTCGCCTTCAAATTGAGACCTGGTCAACATTTTTTGTAGTAGCAAATCTGTATATCCGTGGGGGTCTTTTGGTAACCATATTTTGGGGCTTTCATATTTGAATGCTGGATGGAGATACAACAATTTGTGATTCAGATAATATGTATCGTCAGTGCTGGGACTATTGCTTTCTGATATTGGTTTTATTCCATCTTTGAATGCTTTATCTGATAGAATTGgcaaattggaaaaatgaGGGGTATACCGATTGTAAATAATTGTATTGGCAAAAATTGTCAAGATCAATATTCCTGTCATGATCCAACCTTGCACTCTCATGGGGTATCCACCTTTATCGTTTTTCAGAAGGAAGAAAACACCAATTAAACAGCATTCAAGACAATAAACACCGGTATAAAGATGAAGCAATGCTGTGGGGTATAGTCTTCCGGTTGTTTCTGATTCGTTGATATGATTGTATACATATTTGAGTGCATACTTGTAATACAAGATTGACAAGtttagaaagaaaatgatgaatattgaaattagtggagaaattattgaatatgaAATTCCAATGCAAGCATAGATTGAATACACGGCAAATGTTGTGCCCCATTTTATTTTAGGTAAATTGGTGATACGATTGAACTTTTGTCGTGGAGTAATGTCGATGAATTTGTGAACTATTAATGTCTGGATTAATGGACTGATTCTTAAGAAGTTATTACCACAGAATGCAAATGCTCGGAGGGATatatattgaaagaaaaatgtgGCTGATTTGGGGAGATTGGTGGCAAGCAATACTGGAATGGAAGTTGgttgatcaattatttgttttaatattaCTGTGACACTTGACAGAATGGTGACAACTAAAAATTGTTGtacaaacaaaaatgcAAAGTACCATTTTTGCAAGTCAATTTCAACTTCACAACCAGTTGTTCTTCCTTTGAAATATGTTAGAAATCTGAAAATGATCATCACCATCTCAGTCAAGACGCCGAGTAATATTGAAGGTAAGAACCCAGAAATTGTTTCTCTTGCCTCTTCCGGGAATTGATATATCCATTCCAAAAACGGTAATAATTGAGTTAGCAATGGTATTTGTGATACCAACCCAATCAATGACACTGGGATAACATAGAGAATTATAATACTGATAAAAACAATTGTaaccaaatatttttcaaatttgcaAGCGATGCCATCATTACGACAAACATTTCTCCATATTATATCATTTGGATTTATTTCAATGGTTGTTTTGTCAAGGAAACCTTGTGATTGGGATAAAAGACATTGATGGGCAATATAGGATCCTTCTTGAGATGtgaattcaataaatattttactGTGTTTGGCGAGTTGACCTTCAGTGAGCTTAAGTTTTTCTTCGtcaattttttggttgCATTCAGAAAGGGTTTGGAGAGACCACTCATACATGGGGATTGGTTTTTGAAAGCAAAATACTCGTAACCATCCTGGTAGGGTGATACGAATTGTTCGTTCAATTTGAGGGATCCTAATTGGTCCCAGATATAATGGAGGGTAAAAATATGTTTCATGggtttcaataaattctttaatttcttctattGAATCACCCACTGGGGGTCCACACCATTGTGATTTTTTAcgataatatttttttagtcCTAATACTTGAgatttttccaaataatGCAAAGCATCTTGGGCTATTTCTACTTGGTGGTCAATTACTTCAAACTCATTTATATCCCAAATATCTTTAATCCCACCTGGTACTACTTGGAAAATGGTTTTCAATACTTCATGGTTTTGCAAATATGATGGGACATTTGAAATTAGTAACGTTTTAGCCATTACAGAATCTTTATGTGGTTGTGACAACAAGTATGACTGTCGTATAATCACATAACTTTGGAATTCATAAATAATCAACCAATGGAAGAACCCTATTGTTATTAGTCCCATTAAAAAATGGGCATTTAACCTTGCCACATTAGTGGTTgcaatatttgataaactAAGTTTGTCCAATCCAAATGCTGTATATTCTGTGCTACTACCAGTGTAGTTTATTGGTATAAGTATAACCATATTGAGGGTTCCAATAAATAGGAAAAATAGCAGTAATACACTAATGAATctaataaagaaatatgCATCCAACCCTAAGGATAAATAAGTATTAATGCTACATTTCAATGTTGGGACAATCCATTTAAAAAATCCTCTTGGTAATGTCTCCattctttcatttattgGAACGCAAAAACACCGAGgttgatataaataattataaatatggTTGCCAAATCAAACtttataaaatcaaaaaaaaaattactcTCTTGCGGGGAATCGAACCCCGATCACGCGCGTGACAAGCGCGTATTCTGACCGTTAAACTACAAGAGAGGTTGTTGACGCTGGGTTTCAGTGTATATTGTGTAGTGATTAAATGTACCACCaggttgcaaaaaaaaagcaagtCAAAAAAATCTCTCTTGCGGGGAATCGAACCCCGATCACGCGCGTGACAAGCGCGTATTCTGACCGTTAAACTACAAGAGAACTTTGAtgtcaaaaaaattatgCACATTTTGTAAAGATATTGTTTTTAAAATTCTTCTGGTTTCTGAATTAGGGTAAAGAATCTATATTCAACTTGAAAAGGTCATATCAACGattattggaaattttatccttgaattattttgtaaaatttATATGTTGTCTAATAAATTTAGCTGTGGttaacaaaattattttcttaAATTTCATGAATTTTTCACATAAATTGTATccaaatctttttcttcacaAATAAACACCTCCCATGT is a window from the Candida dubliniensis CD36 chromosome 4, complete sequence genome containing:
- a CDS encoding DNA repair protein RAD34 orthologue, putative (Similar to S. cerevisiae RAD34;~In S. cerevisiae: encodes protein involved in nucleotide excision repair); this encodes MREGGLFVQSDDESDYDEPPTKRAKVVEEEEEDSDIELNESDWEDVFLDNVVDPAPSEFSITIQQNEIDHQRKERIKQLIREKQKRVSIHYLSMVSYIIHARFRNQLMRSKRVQKLLKKLIPDQVKKVYKKFKKNTDTQSADEQLVYILKYLIKWFRKNFKHDSNGMRVLGYSSDPQRFPNNAKNITNESDLLSVIKKFQHNRDTGAQIFTAILGALGFESRLVFSIPLLSIKNTNTQPKLNNDILKVNKDNDLLYPSFWTELINPLDPSEIIVMETQCFYEEDKRLLRIKRYGGTLSQSFTDQFYPIQNQLCQMSMYYVLSFNSENLILDVSSRYMKDISYRWFNRLDLRTDLGKAALLLQSLLRIFNRTKNYTTDDNRELESLMQMAMTNYTIPESFTAMKNSPNFITPSTLRYNEVIISETKPVKQIKINNKKEPVYFKNSLLVGKSEQQWKFLGRSIKPGEIPIKLAKATPRTIYNKRLYNQNEINDPSLNQVKLYSFSQTCPYIKLKVTKSPDNGKLILPRNKYGNIEIFRENMIPDDCVWLKLTNIENILKNKAQFVPVVTGFAFKAGQAIPIKQGVIVLKQEETRIKKIWLSGRIKEHKAQLAQRRLKLLYTWKFIYKHLQIKKRLDDHL
- a CDS encoding sporulation-specific protein, putative (Similar to S. cerevisiae SPO75;~In S. cerevisiae: encodes meiosis-specific protein of unknown function, required for spore wall formation during sporulation; dispensable for both nuclear divisions during meiosis), which gives rise to METLPRGFFKWIVPTLKCSINTYLSLGLDAYFFIRFISVLSLFFLFIGTLNMVILIPINYTGSSTEYTAFGLDKLSLSNIATTNVARLNAHFLMGLITIGFFHWLIIYEFQSYVIIRQSYLLSQPHKDSVMAKTLLISNVPSYLQNHEVLKTIFQVVPGGIKDIWDINEFEVIDHQVEIAQDALHYLEKSQVLGLKKYYRKKSQWCGPPVGDSIEEIKEFIETHETYFYPPLYSGPIRIPQIERTIRITLPGWLRVFCFQKPIPMYEWSLQTLSECNQKIDEEKLKLTEGQLAKHSKIFIEFTSQEGSYIAHQCLLSQSQGFLDKTTIEINPNDIIWRNVCRNDGIACKFEKYLVTIVFISIIILYVIPVSLIGLVSQIPLLTQLLPFLEWIYQFPEEARETISGFLPSILLGVLTEMVMIIFRFLTYFKGRTTGCEVEIDLQKWYFAFLFVQQFLVVTISSSVTVILKQIIDQPTSIPVLLATNLPKSATFFFQYISLRAFAFCGNNFLRISPLIQTLIVHKFIDITPRQKFNRITNLPKIKWGTTFAVYSIYACIGISYSIISPLISIFIIFFLNLSILYYKYALKYVYNHINESETTGRLYPTALLHLYTGVYCLECCLIGVFFLSKNDKGGYPMRVQGWIMTGILILTIFANTIIYNRYTPHFSNLPILSDKAFKDGIKPISESNSPSTDDTYYSNHKLLYLHPAFKYESPKIWLPKDPHGYTDLLLQKMLTRSQFEGENDGAQVQLGKFFSSLKLVISEAPPDYK